In Serratia marcescens subsp. marcescens ATCC 13880, a single genomic region encodes these proteins:
- a CDS encoding GhoT/OrtT family toxin: protein MSPLWVATQYCYFIGLLVSMVFTYLVSRDTVKIRCISALTIGLTWPLSLPVVLLFSLF from the coding sequence ATGTCGCCGCTGTGGGTTGCAACGCAATACTGTTATTTTATTGGTCTGTTAGTTTCTATGGTTTTCACCTACCTGGTTAGCCGGGACACCGTCAAAATTCGCTGCATCAGCGCACTGACCATCGGGTTAACCTGGCCGTTGAGCCTGCCGGTGGTGTTGCTGTTTTCGCTGTTCTAA
- a CDS encoding 3'-5' exonuclease, translated as MHHLMLDIETLDIKPSAVILVVAAVFFDPRTGELGAEFEAAVSSQKDQPGRTISLDTVAWWAKQSDEARKQAFGGTESLKRVLSSLSRFIHMNSTDTVKVWGNGKEFDCAILEHAFQQLEMPCPWKFWDTQDVRTVITLAELHGFNPKKARPFEGMPHRALDDARHQARYVADTVSALYYRQGAQR; from the coding sequence ATGCACCATCTGATGTTAGACATTGAAACCCTGGATATAAAACCCAGCGCCGTCATTCTGGTGGTTGCGGCGGTGTTTTTCGATCCCCGAACCGGGGAACTGGGCGCCGAATTCGAAGCCGCCGTCAGCAGCCAGAAAGACCAACCGGGCCGAACCATCAGCCTTGACACGGTCGCCTGGTGGGCGAAACAGTCCGATGAAGCGCGCAAGCAGGCCTTCGGCGGCACCGAGAGCCTGAAGCGCGTGCTGAGCAGCCTTAGCCGCTTCATCCATATGAACAGCACCGACACGGTGAAAGTCTGGGGCAACGGCAAAGAGTTCGACTGCGCGATCCTCGAACACGCCTTCCAGCAGCTGGAAATGCCCTGCCCGTGGAAATTCTGGGATACCCAGGACGTGCGCACGGTGATCACGTTGGCGGAGCTGCACGGCTTTAACCCGAAAAAGGCCCGCCCGTTCGAAGGTATGCCGCATCGGGCGCTGGATGATGCTCGCCACCAGGCCCGTTATGTGGCCGATACCGTCTCGGCGCTCTATTACCGCCAGGGGGCGCAGCGCTGA
- a CDS encoding multidrug effflux MFS transporter, which translates to MQKFLFMLLSLVLLGPLGIDLYLPTIPAIAVGLGSSEALIQSTISLFILVLGLGQVIAGPLVDNYGRKPVALAGIILYMIGAAMAALATSPTIFIASRLLQGVAVCCTAVVAFSGVRDRLNGDDAARAFGFLNGTLNIIPALAPLLGGLLAEAFGWRAPFWFLVGYALLVLVLIALRLPETRPADTVPVKGLPVRQYARILSERRFLSFAVVNSGAMGMALTYVSLAPNVLMGTAGLTPLQFSLVFGANGFWIMLVSFFANRIIHKVGRPVCLATGGILMGLGCLGLLLGVMLLPATAQAHWLAYMLPVASACAGLAFVMGPATSYALEPYSNEAGVASALVGFVQMAGGAALGLVAMALPLQPKLSLALVMLAGCLLALHARRLSKQIKGQIRKIA; encoded by the coding sequence ATGCAAAAGTTTCTGTTTATGCTTCTCAGCCTGGTGCTGCTCGGCCCATTAGGCATCGATCTTTATCTGCCGACTATTCCCGCTATTGCCGTCGGTCTGGGCAGCAGCGAAGCGCTGATCCAATCCACCATATCGCTATTTATTCTGGTGCTTGGCCTCGGCCAGGTCATTGCCGGGCCGCTGGTGGACAACTATGGCCGCAAACCGGTGGCGCTGGCCGGCATTATCCTCTACATGATCGGCGCCGCGATGGCGGCGCTGGCCACCAGCCCGACGATTTTCATCGCTTCGCGTCTGCTGCAAGGGGTGGCGGTTTGCTGCACCGCCGTCGTCGCCTTCAGCGGCGTGCGCGATCGCCTGAATGGCGACGACGCCGCCCGCGCTTTCGGCTTTCTTAACGGCACGCTGAACATCATCCCGGCGCTGGCGCCGCTGCTCGGCGGCCTGCTCGCCGAAGCCTTCGGCTGGCGCGCTCCCTTCTGGTTCCTGGTCGGCTACGCGCTGCTGGTGTTGGTGCTCATCGCGCTGCGCCTGCCGGAAACTCGCCCTGCCGACACCGTGCCGGTCAAGGGGTTGCCGGTGCGTCAATACGCGCGCATCCTCAGCGAACGGCGTTTTCTCTCCTTTGCGGTGGTGAACTCCGGGGCAATGGGCATGGCGCTGACCTACGTTTCTCTGGCACCGAACGTGCTGATGGGCACTGCTGGCCTGACACCGCTGCAATTCTCGCTGGTGTTCGGCGCCAACGGTTTCTGGATCATGCTGGTCAGCTTCTTCGCCAACCGCATCATCCACAAGGTCGGCCGCCCGGTTTGTCTGGCGACCGGCGGCATTTTGATGGGGCTGGGCTGTCTGGGTCTGCTGCTGGGCGTCATGCTGCTGCCCGCGACGGCGCAAGCGCACTGGCTGGCGTATATGCTGCCAGTCGCCAGCGCCTGCGCCGGATTGGCATTCGTGATGGGCCCGGCCACCAGCTACGCGTTGGAACCCTACTCCAATGAGGCCGGCGTCGCGTCCGCGCTGGTCGGTTTCGTGCAGATGGCGGGCGGCGCCGCGCTGGGTCTGGTGGCGATGGCGTTGCCGCTGCAACCCAAGCTGTCGCTGGCGCTGGTGATGCTGGCGGGCTGCCTGCTGGCGCTGCACGCGCGGCGGCTCAGCAAGCAGATTAAAGGGCAGATCAGAAAAATCGCCTGA
- the dadX gene encoding catabolic alanine racemase DadX: MPRPITATMHLGAIENNLQVVRRFAPGAKVWAVVKANAYGHGIKHVWRSMAQTDGFAMLDLAEAVLLRESGWQGPILLLEGFFQPQDLALLDRYRLTTAVHSDWQLAAIADATLNAPLNVYLKVNSGMNRLGFAPERLHEVWRRAQAVANIAELTLMSHFATADGPEGVTRQMATIEAAATDIPLPRCLANSAATLWHPSTHGSWVRPGIVLYGASPSGCWNDVAATGLQPAMTLSSEIIGIQQLKSGDRVGYGGRYSAAGAQRIGVVACGYADGYPRHAPTGTPVWVDGVLTRTLGTVSMDMLAVDLTPCPQVELGAEVELWGKRLPVDEVATAAGTLGYELLSALAARVPVATEA; encoded by the coding sequence ATGCCCCGTCCCATAACCGCCACGATGCATCTCGGCGCGATTGAAAATAACCTGCAGGTGGTGCGCCGTTTCGCCCCCGGCGCCAAAGTCTGGGCGGTGGTCAAGGCTAACGCCTATGGCCACGGCATCAAACACGTTTGGCGCAGCATGGCGCAAACCGACGGCTTCGCCATGCTGGATCTGGCCGAAGCGGTGCTGCTGCGCGAGTCGGGTTGGCAAGGGCCTATCCTGTTGTTGGAAGGCTTCTTCCAGCCGCAGGATCTGGCGTTGCTCGACCGTTATCGCCTGACGACGGCGGTGCACAGCGACTGGCAGCTGGCGGCGATCGCCGACGCCACGCTGAACGCGCCGCTCAATGTCTATCTGAAAGTGAACAGTGGCATGAATCGGCTGGGGTTCGCACCCGAGCGGCTGCATGAGGTGTGGCGCAGGGCGCAGGCGGTAGCCAACATTGCCGAGCTTACGCTGATGAGCCACTTCGCCACCGCCGACGGCCCTGAAGGCGTGACCCGGCAAATGGCCACCATCGAGGCGGCGGCTACCGATATACCGCTGCCGCGCTGCCTGGCCAACTCGGCCGCCACGCTGTGGCACCCTTCGACCCACGGCAGCTGGGTCCGTCCTGGGATCGTTCTCTATGGCGCTTCGCCGAGCGGTTGTTGGAATGACGTTGCGGCGACGGGGCTGCAGCCGGCGATGACGCTGAGCAGTGAAATCATCGGCATTCAGCAGCTGAAGTCTGGCGATCGTGTGGGTTACGGTGGCCGTTACAGCGCCGCAGGCGCACAGCGTATCGGTGTGGTGGCCTGCGGTTACGCCGACGGCTATCCGCGTCATGCGCCGACCGGTACGCCGGTATGGGTTGACGGCGTGCTGACGCGCACCCTGGGAACGGTATCAATGGATATGCTGGCGGTGGATCTGACGCCCTGTCCGCAAGTCGAACTGGGCGCCGAAGTGGAGCTGTGGGGGAAACGTCTGCCGGTGGATGAGGTGGCCACGGCGGCAGGGACGTTAGGCTATGAGCTGCTGTCGGCGTTAGCGGCGCGAGTGCCGGTCGCCACCGAAGCCTGA
- a CDS encoding D-amino acid dehydrogenase — MRVVILGSGVVGVASAWYLAKAGHEVTVIDRQPGPALETSAANAGQISPGYAAPWAAPGVPLKAIKWMFQRHAPLAIRLDGSSFQLSWMWQMLKNCNTEHYMTNKGRMVRLAEYSRDCIKALRQEIGIQYEGRQGGTLQLFRTQQQFENAAKDIAVLEDAGVPYRLLEAGQLGSVEPALAQVAHKLTGGLQLPNDETGDCQLFTQQLAKMAEQAGVTFLFNRSVDRLLVEGDKIAGVQCGEEVFKADSYVVAFGSYSTALLRGLVSIPVYPLKGYSLTIPITDEAAAPFSTVLDETYKIAITRFDQRIRVGGMAEIVGFNTQLEQKRRETLEMVVRDLYPNGGRVEEATFWTGLRPMTPDGTPIVGRTSLKNLYLNTGHGTLGWTMACGSGQLLSDLMSGITPAIPSDDLAVARYSAGFRQQHAVPLNDVHPAR, encoded by the coding sequence ATGCGAGTGGTAATTTTAGGTAGTGGAGTGGTGGGCGTAGCCAGTGCCTGGTATTTGGCGAAGGCGGGGCATGAGGTGACGGTGATCGATCGTCAGCCAGGCCCCGCACTGGAAACCAGCGCGGCGAACGCCGGGCAGATTTCACCGGGTTATGCCGCACCTTGGGCGGCGCCGGGCGTGCCGCTGAAGGCCATCAAGTGGATGTTCCAGCGCCATGCGCCGTTGGCCATCCGCCTCGACGGCAGCAGCTTCCAACTGAGCTGGATGTGGCAGATGTTGAAGAACTGCAACACCGAACACTACATGACCAACAAAGGCCGCATGGTGCGTCTGGCGGAATACAGCCGCGATTGTATCAAGGCGCTGCGTCAGGAAATCGGCATCCAGTACGAAGGTCGCCAGGGCGGCACGCTGCAGCTGTTTCGCACTCAACAACAGTTCGAAAACGCCGCGAAAGACATTGCGGTATTGGAAGATGCCGGCGTGCCTTACAGATTGCTGGAAGCCGGCCAACTCGGCAGCGTCGAGCCGGCGCTGGCGCAGGTGGCGCACAAGCTGACCGGCGGCCTGCAGTTGCCGAACGACGAAACCGGCGATTGCCAGCTGTTTACGCAACAGTTGGCGAAGATGGCAGAGCAGGCGGGCGTCACCTTCCTGTTCAACCGCAGCGTCGATCGTCTGCTGGTGGAGGGCGACAAGATCGCCGGCGTGCAGTGCGGCGAGGAAGTGTTCAAGGCCGACAGCTATGTGGTGGCGTTCGGCTCGTACTCCACGGCGCTGCTGCGCGGCCTGGTGTCCATTCCGGTTTACCCGCTGAAGGGCTATTCGTTGACCATTCCTATCACCGACGAAGCGGCGGCGCCGTTCTCTACGGTATTGGATGAGACGTATAAAATCGCCATCACACGCTTCGACCAGCGCATTCGCGTTGGCGGCATGGCGGAGATCGTCGGTTTCAATACGCAGCTGGAGCAAAAACGGCGCGAAACGCTGGAAATGGTGGTGCGCGATCTCTACCCGAACGGCGGCCGAGTGGAAGAGGCGACGTTCTGGACCGGCCTGCGGCCGATGACGCCGGACGGCACGCCAATTGTCGGCCGCACTTCGCTGAAGAACCTGTATCTCAATACCGGGCATGGCACGTTGGGCTGGACGATGGCCTGTGGCTCCGGGCAGTTGTTGTCCGATCTGATGTCCGGCATTACGCCGGCGATCCCTTCCGATGACCTGGCGGTGGCGCGTTACAGCGCCGGGTTTCGTCAGCAACACGCGGTTCCGCTGAACGACGTGCATCCCGCACGTTAA
- a CDS encoding antibiotic biosynthesis monooxygenase family protein — MFIAIYQFSVKPGHEHAFRQAWLALTQGIYLQRGSLGSRLHRDMGGQFIGYAQWPSRVAWESAGDIQLDERYRQARERMRATLLADKTLFEMEVTDDYLQIRPFD; from the coding sequence ATGTTCATCGCCATTTACCAGTTTTCAGTCAAACCCGGACACGAACACGCCTTTCGCCAGGCTTGGCTAGCGTTGACCCAAGGCATCTATCTGCAGCGCGGCAGCCTCGGCTCGCGCCTGCATCGGGATATGGGCGGGCAGTTTATCGGCTATGCGCAATGGCCAAGCCGAGTCGCATGGGAAAGCGCCGGTGATATTCAATTGGATGAACGCTACCGGCAAGCCCGGGAACGAATGCGTGCGACCTTGTTGGCAGATAAAACGCTATTTGAAATGGAAGTGACGGACGATTACCTGCAAATCAGACCGTTTGACTGA
- the zinT gene encoding metal-binding protein ZinT, translated as MARHFGKLAVALAALFISGQACAHGHHSHGKPLTEVEKKAEAGVFDDKDVKDRNLADWEGVWQSVYPYLLNGDLDPVFKKKAAQDKRKTFAEVKAYYRKGYATDVDTIGIENGVMEFHRGDQSSACQYKYAGHKILTYVSGKKGVRYLFECQDAGSLAPKFVQFSDHIIGPRKSAHFHIFMGNTSQEALLKEMDNWPTYYPFQLQTKEVVDEMLHH; from the coding sequence TTGGCGAGGCATTTTGGCAAACTGGCGGTGGCGCTGGCCGCGTTGTTTATCAGCGGGCAGGCGTGCGCCCACGGGCATCATTCACACGGCAAGCCGCTGACGGAGGTGGAAAAAAAGGCGGAGGCGGGTGTATTCGACGATAAGGACGTCAAAGATCGCAACCTGGCGGATTGGGAGGGGGTGTGGCAATCCGTGTATCCCTATCTGCTCAATGGGGATCTTGACCCGGTGTTCAAGAAGAAAGCGGCACAGGACAAGCGCAAGACCTTCGCCGAAGTGAAGGCGTATTACCGCAAAGGGTACGCCACCGATGTAGATACCATCGGCATTGAAAATGGCGTCATGGAATTTCACCGCGGTGACCAATCCAGCGCCTGTCAGTATAAGTACGCCGGGCATAAGATCCTGACGTATGTTTCCGGTAAAAAGGGCGTGCGTTATCTGTTTGAATGCCAGGATGCCGGCAGCCTGGCGCCGAAATTCGTGCAGTTCAGCGATCACATTATCGGCCCGCGCAAATCGGCGCATTTCCATATCTTTATGGGCAACACGTCGCAGGAAGCGTTGCTGAAAGAGATGGATAACTGGCCGACTTACTACCCATTCCAACTGCAAACCAAAGAAGTCGTGGATGAGATGCTGCATCATTGA
- a CDS encoding SpoVR family protein, whose protein sequence is MTTSTHEKVKDDKRLSDGPDWTFELLQVYLEQIDRVAKHYRLDTYPHQIEVITSEQMMDAYSSVGMPINYTHWSFGKKFIETEQRYKQGQQGLAYEIVINSNPCIAYLMEENTITMQALVMAHACYGHNSFFKNNYLFRSWTDASSIVDYLLFARHYISQCEERYGVDEVERLLDSCHALMNYGVDRYKRPQKISLVEEKARQKSREEYLQSQVNTLWKTLPRVEREESPEQARRYPSEPQENILYFIEKNAPLLEPWQREVLRIVRKVSQYFYPQKQTQVMNEGWATFWHYTILNHLYDEGRVTERFMLEFLHSHTNVVYQPPYNSPYYNGINPYALGFAMFQDIKRICQSPTEEDRYWFPDIAGKDWLETLHFAMRDFKDESFISQFLSPKVMRDFRLFTVLDDDRNNYLEIAAIHNEAGYRAIRQELSAQYNLSNHEPNIQIWNVDLRGDRSLTLRYIPQERAPLDKSRRDVLKHLHRLWGFDVILEQQNEDGSVELLDRCPPRPTPL, encoded by the coding sequence ATGACTACTTCAACACATGAAAAGGTTAAGGATGATAAACGTCTGAGCGATGGACCGGACTGGACGTTCGAACTGCTGCAGGTGTATTTGGAGCAGATCGACCGCGTCGCCAAGCATTACCGACTCGACACCTACCCCCATCAGATCGAGGTGATCACCTCCGAGCAGATGATGGACGCCTATTCGAGCGTCGGCATGCCGATCAACTATACCCATTGGTCCTTCGGCAAGAAGTTCATCGAAACCGAACAGCGCTACAAACAGGGCCAGCAAGGGCTGGCGTATGAAATCGTCATCAACTCCAATCCCTGCATCGCCTACCTGATGGAGGAAAACACCATCACCATGCAGGCGCTGGTGATGGCGCACGCCTGCTATGGCCACAACTCGTTCTTCAAGAATAACTATCTGTTCCGCAGCTGGACCGACGCCAGCTCCATCGTCGATTATCTGCTGTTCGCCCGCCACTACATCAGCCAATGCGAAGAACGCTACGGCGTCGATGAAGTGGAGCGACTGCTGGACTCCTGCCACGCGCTGATGAACTATGGGGTCGACAGGTACAAGCGCCCGCAGAAAATCTCCCTGGTGGAAGAGAAAGCGCGCCAGAAAAGCCGCGAAGAGTATCTGCAAAGCCAGGTGAATACGTTATGGAAGACCTTGCCGCGCGTCGAACGTGAAGAGTCGCCGGAGCAGGCGCGCCGGTATCCGAGCGAACCGCAGGAAAATATCCTCTATTTTATCGAAAAGAATGCACCGCTGCTGGAACCCTGGCAGCGTGAGGTGTTGCGCATCGTGCGCAAAGTCAGCCAGTATTTCTACCCGCAAAAGCAGACTCAGGTGATGAACGAGGGTTGGGCCACCTTCTGGCATTACACCATCCTCAACCATCTGTACGACGAGGGCCGAGTGACCGAGCGGTTTATGCTGGAGTTTTTGCACAGCCACACCAACGTGGTGTATCAGCCGCCGTACAACAGCCCGTACTATAACGGCATCAACCCTTATGCGCTGGGCTTCGCCATGTTCCAGGACATCAAGCGCATCTGCCAATCGCCGACCGAAGAAGACCGCTACTGGTTCCCGGACATCGCCGGAAAAGACTGGCTGGAGACATTGCACTTCGCCATGCGCGACTTCAAGGACGAGAGCTTTATCAGCCAGTTCCTGTCACCCAAAGTGATGCGTGATTTCCGGTTGTTCACCGTGCTGGACGACGATCGCAACAACTATCTGGAGATTGCCGCGATCCATAACGAAGCCGGTTACCGGGCGATCCGCCAGGAGCTGTCGGCGCAATACAACCTGAGCAACCATGAGCCGAACATTCAGATCTGGAACGTGGATCTGCGCGGTGACCGCTCGCTGACATTGCGTTACATCCCGCAGGAACGCGCGCCACTGGATAAGAGCCGCCGCGACGTGTTGAAGCACCTGCATCGCCTGTGGGGCTTCGACGTGATCCTCGAGCAGCAAAATGAAGACGGCAGTGTAGAGTTGCTCGATCGCTGCCCGCCGCGGCCTACGCCGCTGTAA
- a CDS encoding acyltransferase family protein, which produces MENVVKETVKNYRRDIDGLRAIAIILVVLYHSGVGFLSGGFIGVDVFFVISGFLIGGIIYTETTQNKFSYSKFYVRRIKRIAPALIAMLIVCSAFAFFYLSALELKDFSLFSSATILSVPNIMLWHKTNYFSPSAELNPLLMTWSLGVEEQFYIFLPIIFSIIVKTNIKVVKTISALSIASFILCIILTKSSPLFSFFMLPTRAWELGAGVIISIMHKEGRFNSLKASHREWLFLAGLAMILFAALTFDKKTEFPGYSATLPVLGSIFLILSNGKLSSIILGNRVMVFIGLVSYSWYLWHWPLLSFARIGIDERLSLHAGLLISAVALFIAYLSYLFVETPFRKRIHLSNPKIILGYILVSAALLLPTALGYLLKGIPQRLSPEVVQVDKDKLERVADRCLVGYGAKTYSRDESCLPNSSQDAVALVGDSHAAALRGGVEKYAKKNNLVVYQINKASCPMLVGATRTINTYPAHGAECDEFNKNALNLISENKKIKTVIISALWDSAIYDNSGSYKSTVTTETGISALSSGLNELVNQLKAARKEVIIVSDVPQLDFDAVKNIDNQQIPLRKLINSLLSREKSAGEFTDRYQLPHSDVNDLLTSIAQEKGIRKFDPADNLCDNTGCKFKSKVRPFYYDNQHLTTLGSIYALHGL; this is translated from the coding sequence ATGGAAAATGTAGTAAAAGAAACAGTAAAAAACTATAGACGTGATATTGACGGCTTACGTGCCATTGCAATAATTCTGGTTGTTCTCTATCACTCGGGAGTCGGTTTTCTCAGTGGTGGTTTTATCGGTGTCGACGTTTTCTTTGTTATATCAGGCTTCTTAATTGGCGGAATTATCTATACAGAAACAACACAGAATAAATTCTCTTATTCAAAATTCTATGTCCGTCGAATAAAACGAATCGCACCGGCCTTGATTGCAATGCTGATAGTATGCTCTGCCTTTGCCTTTTTCTATCTATCTGCATTAGAGCTAAAAGACTTCAGCCTTTTTTCCAGCGCGACAATCTTATCCGTTCCTAACATAATGCTTTGGCATAAAACAAACTATTTTTCGCCAAGCGCAGAGTTAAACCCGTTATTAATGACGTGGTCATTAGGCGTTGAGGAACAGTTTTATATTTTCCTGCCAATTATTTTCTCAATTATTGTCAAGACAAATATTAAAGTAGTTAAAACTATTTCTGCACTATCGATAGCCTCTTTTATTCTTTGCATTATCCTTACAAAATCATCACCTCTCTTTTCGTTTTTCATGCTCCCAACTCGGGCATGGGAGTTGGGTGCTGGCGTAATTATTTCAATAATGCATAAAGAGGGACGATTCAACAGTTTGAAAGCTTCACATAGAGAATGGCTTTTTTTGGCCGGGCTCGCAATGATATTATTTGCAGCGCTAACTTTTGACAAAAAAACAGAGTTCCCAGGTTATTCCGCCACCTTACCCGTGCTCGGTTCTATTTTTTTAATTTTAAGCAACGGTAAGTTAAGCTCAATCATTCTTGGCAACCGTGTGATGGTGTTTATTGGATTAGTATCTTATTCTTGGTATCTGTGGCACTGGCCTCTGCTTTCTTTTGCTCGTATAGGTATCGACGAGAGACTGTCATTACATGCCGGCTTACTGATATCAGCCGTTGCCTTATTTATTGCTTACCTCTCCTATCTCTTTGTTGAAACTCCATTCAGAAAAAGGATTCACCTATCCAATCCGAAGATCATTCTTGGTTACATCTTGGTTTCAGCAGCATTGCTCTTACCGACCGCTCTCGGTTATCTCTTGAAAGGTATACCACAAAGACTCAGTCCCGAAGTCGTTCAAGTCGACAAGGACAAGTTAGAGAGAGTTGCTGACCGTTGTCTGGTAGGGTATGGAGCAAAAACCTACTCTAGAGATGAAAGCTGCCTCCCAAACTCCAGTCAGGATGCCGTTGCTCTCGTGGGTGATAGCCATGCAGCGGCCTTACGAGGCGGCGTTGAAAAGTATGCGAAAAAAAACAATTTAGTCGTGTATCAAATTAATAAAGCTTCATGCCCAATGCTGGTTGGCGCAACACGAACCATTAATACCTACCCAGCACATGGTGCTGAATGTGATGAGTTTAATAAAAATGCATTGAACCTTATAAGTGAAAACAAAAAAATCAAAACTGTTATTATCTCCGCCTTGTGGGACTCGGCCATCTATGATAATAGTGGAAGTTACAAAAGTACTGTAACGACAGAAACCGGAATATCTGCTTTAAGCTCTGGCCTTAATGAGTTAGTAAACCAATTAAAAGCCGCTCGCAAGGAAGTTATAATAGTCAGTGATGTCCCCCAACTTGACTTCGATGCAGTTAAAAATATCGACAATCAACAAATACCGCTACGCAAATTAATAAACAGTTTACTTTCAAGAGAAAAATCAGCAGGTGAATTTACCGATCGCTATCAACTGCCACACTCGGACGTAAACGACTTATTGACTTCTATTGCACAAGAAAAAGGCATTAGAAAATTCGACCCTGCTGATAACTTATGCGATAATACCGGCTGCAAGTTTAAGTCAAAAGTTCGTCCGTTTTATTATGACAACCAGCATTTAACTACGTTAGGCAGTATATATGCTCTACACGGGCTATAA
- the fadR gene encoding fatty acid metabolism transcriptional regulator FadR — MVIKAQSPAGFAEEYIIESIWNNRFPPGSILPAERELSELIGVTRTTLREVLQRLARDGWLTIQHGKPTKVNNFWETSGLNILETVARLDHKSVPQLIDNLLSVRTNIASIFIRAAVRNHPEQAQEVLAKAAEVEDQADAFNLLDYEIFRGLAFASGNPIYGLIFNGLKGLYTRVGRYYFSNPEARKLALTFYSKLSTLCHEKLYDQVMDTVRNYGKDSGAIWQSMQGTMPSDLTEARR; from the coding sequence ATGGTCATAAAGGCGCAGAGTCCTGCCGGTTTCGCGGAAGAGTACATTATTGAGAGTATTTGGAATAATCGCTTCCCCCCTGGCTCTATTTTGCCCGCGGAGCGTGAGCTTTCGGAGTTGATTGGCGTCACGCGCACCACGTTACGTGAAGTGTTGCAACGTCTGGCCCGCGATGGCTGGTTGACCATTCAGCATGGCAAACCGACCAAAGTGAACAATTTTTGGGAAACGTCCGGCCTCAATATCCTTGAGACGGTGGCCCGTCTCGATCACAAAAGCGTCCCTCAGCTGATCGATAACCTGCTGTCCGTGCGCACCAATATCGCGTCGATCTTTATTCGCGCCGCGGTGCGCAATCATCCGGAGCAGGCCCAGGAAGTGTTGGCGAAGGCCGCCGAGGTTGAAGATCAGGCGGACGCTTTCAATCTGCTCGATTACGAGATCTTCCGCGGTCTGGCGTTCGCTTCCGGCAACCCGATCTACGGCCTGATCTTCAACGGTCTGAAAGGGCTGTACACCCGCGTGGGCCGTTACTACTTCTCCAACCCGGAAGCGCGCAAGCTGGCGCTGACCTTCTACAGCAAGCTGTCCACGCTGTGCCATGAGAAGCTGTACGACCAGGTGATGGACACCGTGCGCAACTACGGTAAGGACAGCGGGGCGATTTGGCAGAGCATGCAGGGCACCATGCCGAGCGATCTGACCGAAGCGCGCCGCTGA